Proteins encoded in a region of the Roseateles sp. SL47 genome:
- the flgA gene encoding flagellar basal body P-ring formation chaperone FlgA — MRVPLLFVGLMAWMTGALAALPAATADLDTQVVEVARRALLDQADQAGLLAADVQLTQPAPRPRPACPAGWDIALQDSRSLGRIRLVARCLDDAARVAPQDYLLRATLSAEVLVMTQAVNTGQAVSDSDVQLQRRDISQTLDALSTLDTGLAARTSLKPGQVLQKRLLVAAVLVRRGDAVRILASRDGVRVEGQGEALDSGARQGLIRVRNINSGRIIQARVLDVGMVEPADLR; from the coding sequence ATGCGAGTTCCCCTTCTATTCGTTGGCCTGATGGCCTGGATGACTGGCGCCCTGGCGGCGCTGCCCGCAGCCACGGCCGACCTGGATACCCAGGTGGTCGAAGTTGCCCGGCGCGCCCTGTTGGACCAGGCCGATCAGGCCGGCCTGCTGGCCGCCGATGTGCAGCTGACCCAGCCGGCGCCCCGCCCCCGGCCGGCCTGCCCGGCCGGCTGGGACATTGCGCTGCAGGACAGCCGCAGCCTCGGCCGTATCCGGCTGGTGGCCCGTTGCCTGGACGATGCCGCCCGCGTGGCGCCGCAGGACTACCTGCTGCGCGCCACGCTGAGCGCGGAAGTGCTGGTGATGACCCAGGCGGTGAACACCGGCCAGGCGGTCAGTGACAGTGATGTGCAACTGCAGCGTCGCGACATCAGCCAGACCCTGGATGCGCTCTCCACGCTGGACACCGGCCTGGCGGCCCGCACCAGCCTGAAGCCGGGCCAGGTGCTGCAGAAGCGCCTGCTGGTGGCGGCGGTCCTGGTGCGCCGGGGCGATGCGGTGCGCATCCTGGCCAGCCGCGACGGCGTGCGCGTGGAAGGCCAGGGTGAAGCGCTGGACAGCGGGGCCCGCCAGGGGCTGATCCGCGTGCGCAACATCAACAGCGGACGCATCATCCAGGCCCGTGTGCTGGACGTCGGCATGGTGGAACCGGCCGACCTGCGCTGA
- the flgB gene encoding flagellar basal body rod protein FlgB, whose product MSIDFSKAAGVHDDALRLRAERTKVLASNIANVSTPGYQARDLDFAASLQSALGSGDGFAHELPLDTSGQDLMYRVPYHPSQDGNTVELGVEQASFAQNALDFQTSLTFVNMKLKGLAKAIDGQ is encoded by the coding sequence ATGAGCATCGATTTCAGCAAGGCGGCCGGTGTCCACGACGATGCACTGCGGCTGCGGGCGGAGCGGACCAAGGTCCTGGCCTCCAACATTGCCAACGTCAGCACGCCGGGATATCAAGCACGGGATCTTGATTTTGCCGCGTCGCTGCAGTCGGCCCTCGGGTCCGGGGATGGATTTGCCCACGAACTGCCGCTGGACACCAGCGGGCAGGACCTGATGTACCGCGTGCCCTACCACCCCTCTCAGGACGGCAACACCGTCGAGCTGGGCGTGGAGCAGGCGTCCTTTGCACAGAACGCCCTGGATTTCCAGACCAGCCTGACCTTCGTGAACATGAAGCTCAAGGGTCTGGCCAAGGCGATTGACGGTCAATAA
- the flgC gene encoding flagellar basal body rod protein FlgC, which produces MSFKQISQIAGSAMSAQTVRLNTIASNLANAQSASGTQDNTYHARKPVFAALAAREGLGDQQLAGTRVQVLDVVESQEPLRKAYEPENPLANENGEVFYPNVNPVAEMTDMLSASRAFETNVEVLSRLKSMQQSLLRLGEN; this is translated from the coding sequence ATGTCCTTCAAGCAGATCAGCCAGATTGCCGGCTCGGCCATGTCGGCCCAGACGGTGCGGCTCAACACGATTGCCAGCAACCTGGCCAATGCGCAGTCCGCGTCCGGCACGCAGGACAACACCTATCACGCTCGCAAGCCGGTGTTTGCTGCGCTGGCCGCCCGCGAAGGGCTGGGCGATCAGCAACTGGCCGGGACCCGCGTGCAGGTGCTGGATGTGGTGGAAAGCCAGGAGCCGCTGCGCAAGGCCTATGAGCCGGAGAACCCGCTGGCCAATGAAAACGGCGAGGTCTTCTACCCGAACGTCAATCCGGTGGCGGAGATGACCGACATGCTCTCCGCCTCACGGGCCTTCGAAACCAATGTCGAAGTGCTGTCCCGGCTGAAGTCCATGCAGCAATCCCTGCTGCGCCTGGGCGAGAACTGA
- a CDS encoding flagellar hook capping FlgD N-terminal domain-containing protein, with product MSTAVTNTTSSSTSSTGTGIAANGDLSSLFTTLLVAQIKNQDPLSPQDPSQFVSQLTQLSQVESMQQLTSQGQTNTSMLASLQLMTLGAQVGSTLQAAVSSVSLSGQPVDLRFTLDASSRGNTLVITGSDGRAQRVELGSLGKGEQAYTLDPAKLGLGNGTYSLSIETQNKQSVSVETLARLDGVRLSADGNVMLQLAGVGEVTSQSITQFKGRVGS from the coding sequence ATGAGCACTGCCGTCACCAACACCACGTCCAGCAGCACGTCCTCGACCGGGACGGGCATCGCCGCCAACGGCGACCTCAGCAGCCTGTTCACCACGCTTCTGGTGGCCCAGATCAAGAACCAGGACCCGCTGTCACCGCAGGACCCCTCGCAGTTCGTCAGCCAGCTCACCCAGCTCAGCCAGGTCGAGTCGATGCAGCAGCTCACCTCGCAGGGCCAGACCAACACCAGCATGCTGGCCAGTCTTCAACTGATGACCCTGGGCGCGCAGGTCGGATCGACGCTGCAGGCGGCGGTCTCTTCCGTCTCGCTCTCCGGCCAGCCGGTGGACCTGCGCTTCACGCTGGATGCCTCCAGCCGTGGCAACACCCTGGTGATCACCGGCAGCGACGGCCGCGCGCAGCGCGTGGAGCTGGGCTCGCTGGGCAAGGGCGAGCAGGCCTACACCCTGGACCCGGCCAAGCTCGGGCTGGGCAACGGCACCTACAGCCTCAGCATCGAGACGCAGAACAAGCAGAGCGTGTCGGTGGAGACGCTGGCCCGCCTGGACGGCGTCCGGCTGTCCGCCGATGGCAACGTCATGCTGCAACTGGCCGGCGTGGGTGAAGTCACCAGCCAGTCGATCACGCAGTTCAAGGGGCGCGTCGGTTCCTGA
- a CDS encoding flagellar hook protein FlgE — protein MSFEIARSGINAVNASLETISNNIANSGTYGFKSSRTNFSAMYADSHANGVEASSVSQSLDIGGGLFNTGRGMDAMIQGRGFFAVKDDAGQTVFTRVGIFSVDKDGFVIDSLGRKAQGYAAVLDANGKPVEGAGLGAFGDLKVATGQIPAQASEKLSFNGNLSADWTTPTATPFNKDDPLTYNSSVTSVIYDSLGTKHSVTQYFVKTGTGTADAYYSFDGAAPAGVGATLNFNAQGQLTAVPTVTLNATPTNGADPIALAIDYTGTTQFAGDTTTLTNATDGYAAGTLTGTSLSEDGSLVATYSNGEKQTVGTLALATFANESGLTPLSETSWSSSLTSGVALYSRPGAGTAGKLAAGSLEQSNVDITGELVNLMSAQRNYQANTKVISTENDVMQALMQAV, from the coding sequence ATGAGTTTTGAAATCGCACGCTCCGGCATCAACGCGGTCAACGCCAGCCTGGAAACCATCAGCAACAACATCGCCAACTCCGGCACCTACGGCTTCAAGTCGAGCCGCACCAATTTCTCGGCGATGTATGCCGACAGCCATGCCAATGGTGTGGAAGCCAGCTCGGTGTCGCAGAGCCTCGACATTGGCGGCGGCCTGTTCAACACCGGCCGGGGCATGGACGCCATGATCCAGGGGCGAGGCTTCTTTGCCGTGAAGGACGATGCCGGCCAGACGGTGTTCACCCGCGTGGGCATCTTCAGCGTGGACAAGGACGGTTTCGTGATCGACAGCCTGGGCCGCAAGGCGCAGGGTTATGCCGCCGTGCTGGATGCCAATGGCAAGCCGGTGGAGGGCGCGGGCCTGGGGGCCTTTGGGGATCTGAAGGTGGCCACCGGCCAGATTCCGGCCCAGGCCAGCGAGAAGCTCAGCTTCAACGGCAACCTCAGCGCCGACTGGACGACACCGACCGCCACGCCGTTCAACAAGGACGATCCGCTCACCTACAACAGCTCGGTGACCTCGGTGATTTATGACTCGCTGGGCACCAAGCACAGCGTGACGCAGTACTTCGTGAAGACCGGCACCGGCACCGCCGATGCCTATTACAGCTTCGACGGCGCCGCCCCGGCGGGCGTGGGCGCCACCCTCAACTTCAATGCCCAGGGCCAGTTGACGGCCGTGCCCACGGTGACGCTGAACGCCACACCGACCAATGGTGCCGATCCGATCGCCCTGGCCATCGACTACACCGGCACCACCCAGTTCGCTGGCGACACCACGACGCTGACAAATGCCACCGACGGCTATGCCGCCGGCACGCTGACCGGGACCAGCCTCAGCGAGGACGGCTCGCTGGTGGCCACCTACAGCAATGGCGAGAAGCAGACGGTCGGCACCCTGGCGCTGGCCACCTTCGCCAATGAAAGCGGCCTGACGCCGCTGAGCGAAACCAGCTGGTCCTCCAGCCTGACCAGCGGCGTGGCGCTGTACTCGCGCCCTGGCGCGGGCACGGCCGGCAAGCTGGCGGCAGGCTCGCTGGAACAGTCCAACGTCGACATCACCGGCGAGCTGGTCAATCTGATGAGCGCCCAGCGCAACTATCAGGCCAACACCAAGGTCATCTCGACCGAGAACGACGTGATGCAGGCCCTGATGCAGGCCGTCTGA
- a CDS encoding flagellar basal body rod protein FlgF yields the protein MDALIYTVMSGGERIQRAQAVHANNLANLETAGFRANLEQASAAQVKGYGYDARHLAQERSDVISARAGSQRETGRELDVAVQGDGLFAVAQNGPDGAEAYTRSGNFTLDADGRLLLGRHAVLGEGGPIVLPPHDRLEILADGTVSILSGGATEMQPVDKLKLVKPDFATLTKNEAGLLVTRDGSSPDTDATVKVAAGKLESSNVSAVEEMVATMNLARDFELQMRLYKATDGMADTGNRLMRE from the coding sequence ATGGACGCCCTGATCTACACCGTGATGAGTGGCGGGGAGCGCATTCAGCGCGCCCAGGCCGTGCATGCCAACAATCTGGCCAACCTGGAGACGGCCGGCTTCCGGGCCAACCTGGAGCAGGCCAGCGCCGCACAGGTGAAAGGGTATGGCTACGACGCGCGCCATCTGGCGCAGGAGCGTTCGGATGTGATCAGCGCCCGTGCCGGCAGCCAGCGGGAGACCGGCCGCGAGCTGGATGTGGCGGTGCAGGGCGACGGGCTGTTTGCCGTGGCGCAGAACGGGCCGGACGGCGCGGAGGCCTACACCCGTTCCGGCAACTTCACGCTGGACGCGGACGGCCGCTTGCTGCTGGGGCGCCATGCGGTGCTGGGCGAGGGCGGGCCGATTGTGCTGCCGCCGCATGACCGTCTGGAGATCCTGGCCGATGGCACGGTGTCCATCCTCAGCGGCGGCGCGACCGAGATGCAGCCGGTGGACAAGCTGAAGCTGGTCAAGCCGGACTTCGCCACGCTGACCAAGAACGAGGCCGGCCTGCTGGTGACGCGTGACGGCAGCAGCCCGGACACCGATGCCACGGTGAAGGTGGCGGCGGGCAAGCTCGAATCCAGCAATGTGTCCGCCGTCGAAGAGATGGTGGCCACGATGAATCTGGCGCGGGATTTTGAGCTGCAGATGCGGCTCTACAAGGCCACGGACGGCATGGCCGATACCGGCAACCGCCTGATGCGCGAATGA
- the flgG gene encoding flagellar basal-body rod protein FlgG, with the protein MNPAMWISKTGVQAQDAKLQAIANNLANVNTVGFKRDRVMFEDLFYQVERQPGAQGSDGTAAPTGVQLGNGTRLVGTQKVFTNGSLQSTGQSLDVAIVGNGFLQVEGPDGRAAYTRAGQLQINAEGRLVNAQGLRIQPEITVPATATAITIGENGMVTARVAGSATPTELGQLRLTHFLNPAGLMALGDNLFQESVASGTPTEGVPGENGLGTLKQGSLEGSNVQVVEEMVDMIAAQRTYEMNTKVLSAADNMLQVLAQAAR; encoded by the coding sequence ATGAACCCAGCAATGTGGATCAGCAAGACCGGCGTGCAGGCTCAGGATGCCAAGCTGCAGGCCATTGCCAACAACCTGGCCAACGTCAACACGGTGGGCTTTAAGCGCGACCGGGTGATGTTCGAAGATCTGTTCTATCAGGTGGAGCGTCAGCCCGGCGCGCAGGGGAGCGACGGAACGGCGGCGCCGACCGGCGTGCAGTTGGGCAACGGGACGCGGTTGGTGGGGACGCAGAAGGTGTTCACCAACGGCAGTCTGCAATCGACCGGCCAGAGCCTGGATGTGGCGATTGTGGGCAATGGCTTTTTGCAGGTGGAAGGGCCGGATGGCCGCGCGGCGTATACCCGCGCGGGGCAGTTGCAGATCAATGCGGAAGGTCGGTTGGTGAATGCGCAGGGACTGCGGATCCAGCCGGAGATCACGGTGCCGGCAACGGCGACCGCCATCACGATCGGTGAGAACGGGATGGTGACGGCACGAGTGGCCGGCAGTGCGACCCCGACGGAGCTGGGTCAGCTCCGGTTGACCCATTTCCTGAACCCCGCCGGGCTGATGGCCTTGGGCGACAACCTGTTCCAGGAGTCGGTGGCCAGCGGCACACCGACGGAAGGCGTGCCGGGGGAGAACGGCCTGGGCACGCTGAAGCAGGGGTCGCTGGAAGGGTCCAACGTGCAGGTGGTGGAGGAAATGGTGGACATGATCGCCGCCCAGCGAACCTATGAGATGAACACCAAGGTGCTGTCCGCAGCGGACAACATGCTGCAGGTGTTGGCACAGGCGGCGCGCTGA
- the flgH gene encoding flagellar basal body L-ring protein FlgH: MKAARTLLLVPAMVALVALSACSTIAPPAWPSNDPGQLPLPIAATPRPAGGGVFVAGRSASLIADTRAFRSGDVLTVVLEEATQASKKADTQMGKDSSHGLTMDLNGKTRSYSLGADRDFTGSAASSQQNTLQGAITVVVQEVMGNGLLRVAGEKSLTLNQGEELVRVAGYVRPADVDSDNRVSSQRVANARILYSGRGALADANTPGWLTRWFVSPWAPI, from the coding sequence ATGAAGGCCGCTCGCACACTCCTTCTGGTGCCAGCGATGGTCGCGCTGGTGGCCCTCTCGGCTTGCAGCACCATCGCACCACCCGCGTGGCCAAGCAACGATCCGGGGCAGTTGCCTTTGCCCATCGCCGCCACCCCTCGGCCGGCCGGCGGTGGAGTGTTTGTGGCAGGGCGCAGCGCCAGCCTGATCGCGGATACACGGGCGTTCCGGTCCGGGGATGTGTTGACGGTGGTGCTGGAGGAGGCGACGCAAGCATCCAAGAAGGCCGATACCCAGATGGGCAAGGACAGCAGCCATGGGTTGACCATGGACCTGAATGGGAAGACGCGGTCCTACAGCCTGGGCGCGGATCGGGATTTCACCGGCAGCGCAGCAAGCTCCCAGCAGAACACGCTGCAGGGCGCCATCACGGTGGTGGTGCAGGAGGTGATGGGCAACGGGCTGCTGCGCGTGGCCGGGGAGAAGAGCCTCACGCTGAATCAGGGCGAAGAATTGGTGCGGGTGGCGGGGTATGTGCGGCCGGCGGATGTGGATAGCGACAACCGGGTGTCGTCGCAGCGGGTGGCGAATGCGAGGATTCTGTACAGCGGGCGTGGGGCGTTGGCGGATGCCAATACACCAGGGTGGTTGACGAGGTGGTTTGTGTCGCCTTGGGCGCCGATTTGA
- a CDS encoding flagellar basal body P-ring protein FlgI, producing the protein MMLKLLLAFVLVTLGLSAEAAQTVRQLVNVEGVRENQLLGYGLVVGLNGSGDSTQVKFAGQSVSNLVKQFGVKLPERTEAKSRNVAAVMVSAMFPSGYRRGQTIDVTVSSLGDAKSLRGGTLLLTELHAADGEVYALAQGNLVVTGLNAQGQSGSSVTVNTPTAGRVPNGASIEREIESDFGSRPEVVLNLKRPSFETATKIVNAVNERFGVDTATTRDGTSVMVRAPAGSTERVAFVARLEGLSVDAAAALPRVIFNSRTGTVVIADGVKVRAAAVSHGSLKVVISETPQVSQPNPLSQGKTQVVPQSQVRVDQGDGRMFRWPAGTSLQSIVDMVNSIGANPDDLMAILQALDQAGAIEGELQVI; encoded by the coding sequence ATGATGTTGAAGTTGTTGCTTGCATTTGTTCTTGTGACCCTGGGTCTCAGCGCCGAGGCCGCACAGACCGTGCGCCAACTGGTCAACGTGGAAGGAGTGCGGGAGAACCAATTGCTGGGGTATGGGCTGGTGGTCGGCCTCAACGGCAGCGGCGACAGTACCCAGGTGAAGTTCGCCGGGCAGTCCGTGTCCAATTTGGTGAAGCAGTTCGGGGTGAAGCTGCCCGAGCGGACCGAAGCAAAGTCGCGCAATGTGGCCGCCGTGATGGTGAGCGCCATGTTTCCCAGTGGCTATCGGCGCGGCCAAACCATTGATGTGACGGTGTCGTCGTTGGGAGATGCCAAGAGCCTGCGCGGAGGTACGCTCCTGCTCACCGAACTGCATGCCGCCGATGGCGAGGTCTATGCGCTGGCCCAGGGTAATCTGGTGGTGACCGGGCTCAATGCACAAGGGCAGAGCGGCTCCAGCGTGACCGTTAATACACCCACCGCCGGACGGGTGCCGAATGGGGCAAGCATCGAGCGGGAAATCGAGTCGGATTTCGGGTCCCGGCCAGAGGTGGTGCTGAACCTCAAGCGCCCCAGCTTCGAGACCGCCACCAAGATCGTGAATGCAGTCAATGAACGCTTCGGGGTGGACACAGCCACCACACGCGACGGCACCAGCGTGATGGTGCGCGCCCCCGCCGGCAGCACCGAACGGGTGGCCTTCGTGGCACGCCTGGAGGGGCTGAGCGTGGACGCAGCAGCCGCTCTGCCCCGTGTGATCTTTAATTCACGCACCGGAACGGTCGTGATCGCCGACGGCGTGAAGGTGAGGGCCGCAGCGGTGTCGCATGGCTCGCTGAAGGTGGTGATCAGCGAAACGCCGCAGGTGAGCCAGCCCAATCCCTTGAGCCAGGGCAAGACCCAGGTGGTGCCGCAGTCCCAGGTGCGGGTGGACCAGGGGGACGGGCGGATGTTCCGCTGGCCCGCCGGAACCTCGCTGCAGTCCATCGTGGATATGGTGAACAGCATCGGCGCCAACCCGGATGACCTGATGGCCATCCTGCAAGCCCTGGATCAGGCCGGCGCCATCGAAGGCGAGCTTCAGGTGATCTGA
- the flgK gene encoding flagellar hook-associated protein FlgK, giving the protein MSIILNGLTGALAAQAALNATSQNVANAMTPGYTRQGVLLGSLQTPQGGSGVQVSSLLRFSDGYKNLQLWQATSSLGQYKAGQAYLTQLEQVMSDDTANINEGIDQFFAALNAASVQPESGPLREAVITAADGLVKRFDSLQQLLANQQTTIESQRQGVVSQVNTLTQDIALLNKQIAAGRSAGLNDAGLQDARDEKIKALSDLVSVQVVDTPDGAKSVSLKGGQPLVVGADAATLATDGPGQLKIQFASTQFTFSDVGLGGQLGGLADLQQQVLKPMATTISELALGLGNAFNTQLAAGFAPPAATPGQPLFDTSSGRLKLTGLAAADLAFSSSATVSGDSGNLTALVGLKHQTLTLTTFDPKGNASGTSAVVLGDVFTQLVGKLGVASSLNQASQTTATTVRDQAEENWKSSSGVNTDEEAISLMQYQQMYQANMKVVAVANQLFDSTLAMLG; this is encoded by the coding sequence ATGAGCATCATCCTGAATGGCCTTACCGGCGCACTGGCCGCGCAAGCCGCCTTGAATGCCACCAGCCAGAACGTCGCCAATGCAATGACGCCCGGCTATACCCGCCAGGGCGTGCTGCTGGGGTCGCTGCAGACGCCACAAGGCGGCTCCGGTGTGCAGGTGTCCTCACTGCTGCGGTTTTCCGACGGCTACAAGAATCTGCAGTTGTGGCAGGCCACCAGCAGTCTGGGGCAGTACAAGGCCGGTCAGGCCTATCTGACGCAGTTGGAACAGGTGATGTCGGACGACACTGCCAATATCAATGAGGGCATTGACCAGTTTTTTGCCGCGCTGAACGCCGCCAGCGTGCAGCCGGAGTCGGGGCCGCTGCGGGAGGCGGTGATCACGGCCGCTGATGGGCTGGTCAAGCGGTTTGACAGCCTGCAGCAGTTGCTGGCGAACCAGCAGACCACCATCGAATCCCAGCGCCAGGGCGTGGTCAGCCAGGTCAATACGCTGACGCAGGACATCGCCTTGCTGAACAAGCAGATTGCCGCAGGCCGCAGCGCCGGGTTGAACGACGCCGGCCTGCAGGACGCGCGTGATGAAAAAATCAAGGCCTTGTCCGATCTGGTCAGCGTGCAGGTGGTGGATACGCCGGACGGCGCCAAGAGCGTGTCCTTGAAGGGCGGGCAGCCGCTGGTGGTCGGGGCCGATGCCGCCACCTTGGCCACCGATGGGCCGGGGCAACTGAAGATTCAGTTCGCCAGCACCCAATTCACGTTTTCGGATGTGGGCCTGGGTGGGCAGTTGGGCGGTCTGGCGGACCTCCAGCAGCAGGTGCTCAAGCCAATGGCCACCACCATCAGCGAGCTGGCCCTGGGCTTGGGTAATGCGTTCAACACCCAATTGGCCGCCGGCTTTGCGCCGCCCGCCGCCACGCCAGGACAACCGCTGTTCGACACCAGCTCCGGCCGGCTCAAGCTGACCGGTCTCGCCGCTGCCGATCTGGCGTTCTCCAGCAGTGCCACGGTCAGCGGGGACAGCGGCAACCTGACCGCGCTGGTGGGCCTGAAGCATCAGACCCTGACCCTGACCACCTTCGACCCCAAGGGCAACGCCTCCGGCACCAGCGCCGTGGTGCTGGGCGACGTGTTCACCCAGCTGGTGGGCAAGCTGGGGGTGGCCAGCAGCCTGAATCAGGCCTCCCAAACTACCGCGACCACCGTCCGTGATCAGGCCGAAGAAAACTGGAAGTCCAGCAGCGGCGTCAATACCGACGAGGAAGCAATCAGCCTGATGCAGTACCAGCAGATGTATCAGGCCAACATGAAGGTGGTGGCCGTGGCCAACCAGTTGTTTGACAGCACCCTGGCCATGCTGGGTTGA
- the flgL gene encoding flagellar hook-associated protein FlgL: MRIASNQYHTTMNSALQAANEGLTHVMQQMASGKRVLKPSDDSIATLRLSRLSREEASLTQYRDNIGALQSRLKTSEVTLDSIKDDLQATRDLLVWAADAGNTGDDLNAMSGSIKTLHDSLLYLANSKNAEGRYLFSGTASDQPTVDAAYAFQGNTQTQQVAVADNMTVSANVTLEAMGGFLQQLNALTVQLAAPGVTAEGAHANVAAMITALDQTLNSVSSKIGQLGGRQNILETLDSNHASVSLSNQQAALDIGQIDYGEAATRLNSYTLALQATQKAYAKVSALSLFDAIS, translated from the coding sequence ATGCGCATCGCCAGCAATCAGTACCACACCACCATGAACAGCGCCCTGCAGGCCGCCAATGAAGGCTTGACGCATGTCATGCAGCAGATGGCGTCGGGAAAGCGGGTGCTGAAACCGTCCGACGACAGCATTGCCACGCTGCGCCTGTCCCGCCTGTCGCGGGAGGAGGCATCGCTGACGCAGTACCGGGACAACATCGGCGCGCTGCAGAGCCGGTTGAAGACCAGCGAAGTGACCCTGGACAGCATCAAGGACGACCTGCAAGCCACCCGCGACCTGCTGGTGTGGGCCGCCGACGCCGGCAACACCGGCGACGACCTGAATGCCATGTCCGGCTCGATCAAGACCCTGCACGACAGCCTGCTCTACCTCGCCAACAGCAAGAACGCGGAAGGGCGCTACCTGTTTTCCGGTACGGCCAGTGATCAACCCACCGTGGATGCGGCTTATGCGTTTCAGGGAAACACCCAGACGCAGCAGGTCGCCGTGGCCGACAACATGACCGTCTCCGCCAACGTGACGCTGGAGGCCATGGGCGGCTTTTTGCAGCAGCTCAATGCGCTGACCGTCCAGTTGGCCGCCCCCGGGGTGACGGCGGAAGGCGCCCATGCCAACGTTGCCGCGATGATCACGGCGCTGGACCAGACGCTGAATTCGGTGTCCAGCAAGATTGGCCAGTTGGGGGGGCGTCAGAACATTCTGGAGACGCTGGACAGCAACCACGCGTCGGTCAGCCTGTCCAACCAGCAGGCTGCGCTGGACATCGGCCAGATCGACTACGGCGAAGCGGCCACGCGACTGAACAGCTACACCCTGGCGCTGCAGGCGACACAAAAGGCGTATGCCAAAGTGAGCGCGCTGAGCCTGTTCGACGCCATTTCCTGA
- a CDS encoding heparan-alpha-glucosaminide N-acetyltransferase, with product MSATPRYGRLDALRGVAMVWMTIFHFCFDLAFFRLIHQDFYRDPFWTWQRTAIVSLFLLCAGMGQAVALAQHQSAERFWRRWGQIMACALLVSLGSWWMFPRSFISFGVLHGMALMLILVRFGFARLSGRWLVLLGLVAVLLPLWIAHPFFDTRTTNWVGLVTHKPLTEDYVPVLPWLGPMLWGCALMRVRRVQDLLQRPLPRVLQPLGVLGQWSLSYYMLHQPVLIGALMGAQALGWF from the coding sequence GTGTCGGCCACGCCCCGCTATGGCCGTCTGGACGCCCTCCGCGGCGTGGCCATGGTGTGGATGACGATCTTCCACTTCTGCTTCGATCTGGCCTTTTTCCGTCTGATCCATCAGGACTTCTATCGGGATCCCTTCTGGACCTGGCAACGCACGGCCATCGTCAGCCTGTTCCTGCTGTGTGCGGGCATGGGGCAGGCCGTGGCGCTGGCTCAGCACCAGAGTGCGGAACGCTTCTGGCGCCGTTGGGGCCAGATCATGGCGTGTGCGCTGCTGGTGTCGCTGGGCTCGTGGTGGATGTTTCCGCGGTCCTTCATCAGTTTTGGGGTGCTGCACGGCATGGCCCTGATGCTGATCCTGGTGCGCTTTGGTTTCGCGCGGCTGTCGGGACGCTGGCTGGTGTTGTTAGGGCTGGTGGCGGTGCTGCTGCCGTTGTGGATCGCCCATCCCTTCTTCGACACCCGCACCACCAATTGGGTGGGGCTGGTCACCCACAAGCCGCTGACCGAAGACTACGTGCCGGTGCTGCCCTGGCTGGGGCCGATGCTGTGGGGGTGCGCGCTGATGCGGGTGCGCAGGGTGCAGGACCTGCTGCAACGACCGCTCCCCCGGGTGCTCCAGCCGCTGGGCGTGCTGGGGCAGTGGTCCTTGTCCTACTACATGCTGCACCAGCCGGTGCTGATTGGTGCGCTGATGGGCGCCCAGGCGCTCGGCTGGTTCTGA
- the rlmB gene encoding 23S rRNA (guanosine(2251)-2'-O)-methyltransferase RlmB, with product MSASRTSKAGGDDAAVAGGKTQILFGFHAITVRLKTAPASVQEILFDATRKDQRMRGFLEKAAAAGARLVDSDDERLLKLCGTHRHQGVVARVKPVAQHHSLDDVLDEVEGPPLLLVLDGVTDPHNLGACLRVADGAGAHAVVAPKDHAVGLNATVAKVASGAAETVPYLMVTNLARALNELKERDIWVVGTSDQAEKTLYDLDLTGPVALVLGAEGPGMRLLTAKTCDELVRIPMQGAVESLNVSVAAGVCLYEALRQRKP from the coding sequence ATGAGCGCATCCAGAACATCCAAGGCCGGTGGCGACGACGCCGCTGTGGCCGGCGGCAAGACCCAGATCCTGTTCGGCTTCCATGCCATCACCGTCCGTCTGAAGACGGCACCGGCGTCGGTGCAGGAGATCCTTTTTGACGCCACCCGCAAAGACCAGCGCATGCGCGGCTTTCTCGAGAAGGCTGCGGCGGCGGGGGCGCGGCTGGTGGACAGTGACGACGAACGTCTGCTGAAGCTGTGTGGCACCCATCGCCATCAGGGCGTGGTGGCCCGGGTGAAGCCGGTGGCCCAGCATCATTCGCTGGACGACGTGCTGGACGAGGTTGAAGGGCCGCCGCTGCTGCTGGTGCTGGACGGCGTCACCGATCCGCACAATCTGGGGGCCTGCCTGCGGGTGGCCGACGGCGCGGGTGCCCATGCGGTGGTGGCGCCGAAGGACCATGCGGTCGGCCTGAATGCCACCGTGGCCAAGGTGGCCAGCGGCGCCGCCGAAACCGTCCCCTACCTGATGGTGACCAACCTGGCCCGCGCCCTGAACGAACTCAAGGAACGTGACATCTGGGTGGTAGGCACTTCGGATCAGGCTGAAAAGACGCTGTATGACCTGGACCTGACGGGCCCGGTGGCGCTGGTGCTTGGGGCGGAAGGCCCCGGCATGCGGCTGTTGACGGCCAAGACCTGCGACGAGCTGGTGCGCATCCCGATGCAGGGCGCCGTGGAAAGCCTGAATGTCTCGGTGGCCGCAGGCGTCTGCCTGTACGAAGCGCTGCGCCAGCGCAAGCCCTGA